Within the Medicago truncatula cultivar Jemalong A17 chromosome 4, MtrunA17r5.0-ANR, whole genome shotgun sequence genome, the region aaaaaaaagataactcgaagtatgattaaattgattgatatttgattaagaaaataaaatgaaaaaaaggacgatcacttgatttaggatcaaggtttattatgggaaaatgttttttgtgatttcttttggttatttgcatgtttttatgatttttgaataaatatataaactaacggagcataaagaataaaagcgcgGTTACCCTAAGTTaggaatataaaatctatgactattacataaaaaacctatttacattctaaggtctgcaataaaattaaaatgctaagaaaaataaataaatacgaaaaagaataaagaaaagGTCCAAACACATGGTGGGATGCAGTGgtaaacaggggtgtgcagaaagcagaaaaaGGAATTGGGCTTTAAAGAAACGAACcgggtcgcgggtcatgggtTATGGGTTGACCCGGTTTGGgggatatataagggttgtaaacCCTAAGTTTCTCATTTCTTCtccccctttctctctcttccgtctccttctctctctgtttctctcttcttctccggtgGGAGATGGGGCGGCCGGGAGGaatccggcgcggtggccggcgagccatcgcggctgcgccgccgcgccggagctaacaagttttttttggttctttttGCTTATTCTTTCCCTCTCTACTTGAATCTGAAACTATATTTTCAATAACCCACACTTAgagacctagatctaaaggtGAAGTAAAACTACCTTTTGAGCTTTTGATTCGGATTTGGATCGCACTGGTTACGGTCGGTCTGGCTTGTGCCGCCGCGCGCCTGGGGGTTGTGTCGCttctatatatgtgtgtgtgttgtgttgcgCGTGTGTGTGTGCTGTTGTGTGTCTTTGTTTTTCGTGTGCTCTGCTCTGTGTTGCTTGCTGTTGTTTTTCGTCTTGGCTTCTCCGCCGTTTTGTCTTTCCCGTGTTCtgttgtgttttttctttgttatgcaGGTTATGTATTTATAGTGCTGTTTGGGGACAaggatttgttacaaaaattgcagATTTTAGGAGATTGAGACGGAGATAGGCGCGTAACAGActggatgaggatgaggatgatggTTTGTGATTTGTTACGCATGAACCTGGACTGTTCTTGGGACTCATGGACATTTTTGGGACTTTGGACAATTTtgggatttaataaaaaagaaaaattaataataaaaggattatatctatattttttggttttaaataaaataaataaaaaagaaaaatttaatctaatcttggactaaaattaaaattagaattctaaaataaaataaacaaataaaaaaaataaaagatggaaataaataattaaagactgagaggaGAGGGTccgattcggaactttatgaggtatttcaaaatacctccctgccgaatttttcactgaaatgtgagtctgatccgagttcggagacgtgtgtcagtgggactttaggtcaaaatttggggtatgacaataagaatttatttaatttcctAAATAAGTTTGTAAATAGTTGTATATAGTTTCACAAATGATATCAATACAATCAGGGAATTATACTCTTATATGGTATCAACTTTCTTTTTGATCCAGTAACcctaaaataatcaaaactgCTGCCCCTCTTTCCTCACTTCTACAATGGCTGAACCTAATTCCCCCAAAAATAATGTTGATGACACTTCATCAGCATCCGTCCAATCTACTACGGCGGTGAAAACCACCACTCATTCCGCTTTCACCATTAACAATGTCAAAACCATCATTCTGGTGACATTGGACAATGATTCCAACCTTTATCTTTCTTGGTCTGCACTTTTTTTGGTGCAAGCTCGTGTCCACAACCTGCTCGATCATATCATCCCTCCATCTGATGAAAAATTCATCCGCACGGCAGACGATCTCAAAGCCAACGATTCTGACCTTTGGAATCGTCTTGACGCTGTTGTGTTGCAATGGATGTATGCAACCATCACACAGGACATCCTCAACTCTATCATTGTGATTAACGATACTGCCGAAGCATGTTGGAATCACATTGCTGCCATGTTCAATGACAACAAACACTCGAGGGTTGTGCAACTTGAAAACCAGTTTAGCAACACCAATCTTGAGGATTTTCCTTCCACCAAGGCTTACTGTAACTGCCTCAAACTTCTCTCTGATCAACTTGCAAATGTCGATTCTCTGGTTTCCAATACTCGCTTGGTATTGAAAATGATTTCTGGACTCACCGACACTTACGTCGGATTTTTGACCTACATCTAGCAACACGACCCTTTACCAACCTTTGTTGCAGCCAAATCCAGATTAGATCTCGAAGAATCGACTATTCTTCAACGTGCTGCTCGTGATTCTTCCACTTCAACACCAGCGGCACTTGTGGCTAACACCACCACACCACTGACTGATGTCTCTCCTCCGTCCCATTCCATGAGAAACGGGCACAATCGCAACAATTCTCGCGGTCGTGGAAAGAAAAACAACCGCAACAACAACGGTGGCCGAAATATGGAAGAGGTGGTCATGGAAAGCAAGCACCTTGGCAACAACAATGAACACCATGGCAACAGTGGGCAACTCAATGGAACATGCCACCATGTCCTTAATCCATTTACAATTGGAACCGGTCTAACAATATTGTACCAGAAGGACCAATTCTTGGGCCAAAACCACAAGCTACCCTCAATGTGAATGCACCCTCTCCAACTGATATTGAGAATGCTATTCACACCCTTAATCTTGCTCAGCCGAATCAATCGTGGTATATGGGCACCGGTGCTACCTCTCTCTCACATGACATCCTCACAAGGTAATCTCTCTTATTATACTAAATTGAGCGAATCTAATAAAATCATCGT harbors:
- the LOC112420839 gene encoding uncharacterized protein yields the protein MAEPNSPKNNVDDTSSASVQSTTAVKTTTHSAFTINNVKTIILVTLDNDSNLYLSWSALFLVQARVHNLLDHIIPPSDEKFIRTADDLKANDSDLWNRLDAVVLQWMYATITQDILNSIIVINDTAEACWNHIAAMFNDNKHSRVVQLENQFSNTNLEDFPSTKAYCNCLKLLSDQLANVDSLVSNTRLQHDPLPTFVAAKSRLDLEESTILQRAARDSSTSTPAALVANTTTPLTDVSPPSHSMRNGHNRNNSRGRGKKNNRNNNGGRNMEEVVMESKHLGNNNEHHGNSGQLNGTCHHVLNPFTIGTGLTILYQKDQFLGQNHKLPSM